The proteins below come from a single Pseudochaenichthys georgianus chromosome 14, fPseGeo1.2, whole genome shotgun sequence genomic window:
- the tmem218 gene encoding transmembrane protein 218: MANTVLEVGTGVFVISIVWIAALVFGMILLRASGSAKLAVIPVFLVALTITLVLVLFPRSPETPPPFKQIEIVDTLFIARYILLAVVSAVFLLMFFMLLPFHFLEPVYAKALRTQ; this comes from the exons ATGGCTAACACCGTGCTGGAGGTGGGGACGGGGGTCTTCGTCATATCGATCGTCTGGATCGCAGCTCTGGTGTTTGGGATGATTCTGCTGAGAGCATCCGGGTCTGCGAA GTTAGCCGTGATCCCCGTGTTCCTCGTGGCTCTCACCATCACTTTAGTGCTGGTGCTTTTCCCCCGCAGCCCAGAGACCCCGCCCCCTTTCAAACAGATAGAG ATAGTGGACACTTTGTTCATCGCTCGCTACATCCTGCTGGCGGTGGTGAGCGCCGTCTTTCTGCTCATGTTCTTCATGCTGCTCCCCTTTCACTTCCTGGAGCCGGTGTATGCCAAGGCCTTAAGAACTCAGTAG